A window of Desulfatiglans anilini DSM 4660 contains these coding sequences:
- a CDS encoding thioredoxin family protein: protein MDRNSISQIRVKGETVGIIGLQAALADVCDGPIKGSDEDIKAELLERLRGKNYIPARALDDYARAFLREYKKHCGLPYEDEAATGGLDIAILGPGCPQCDRMEMEVMSVLTELDLSASVRHVRDIKEIGTYGVMGMPALVINGRVVAVGAALPRAKIRTLIEKTDFDSFRSDR, encoded by the coding sequence ATGGATCGGAATAGCATTTCTCAAATAAGGGTGAAGGGTGAAACTGTAGGCATAATAGGCCTGCAGGCGGCTCTTGCCGATGTCTGTGACGGACCCATCAAGGGATCGGACGAAGACATCAAGGCTGAACTCTTAGAAAGGCTCAGAGGAAAGAATTATATCCCTGCCAGGGCCCTTGATGATTATGCCCGCGCGTTCCTCCGCGAGTACAAAAAGCACTGCGGATTGCCTTATGAAGACGAGGCGGCCACCGGCGGGCTGGATATTGCAATCCTCGGTCCGGGCTGTCCTCAGTGCGACCGGATGGAGATGGAAGTGATGTCCGTTCTGACGGAACTCGATCTTTCGGCAAGTGTCCGGCATGTTAGGGACATCAAAGAGATCGGAACCTATGGCGTTATGGGAATGCCGGCCCTTGTCATCAATGGGCGCGTTGTTGCAGTGGGCGCAGCGCTCCCGCGGGCGAAAATCAGGACGCTTATTGAGAAGACTGATTTTGATTCGTTCAGGTCTGATAGATAA